A single region of the Aeromicrobium chenweiae genome encodes:
- a CDS encoding hydroxyacid-oxoacid transhydrogenase — protein sequence MPGFQPSHPETVFTYGAPGLKFGIGARHELAHDLTQLEARRVLVVTDPGVAATGTPGEIAESLRAASIETVVFDRARVEPTDGSLEEAIAFGRAEGPFDAIVAIGGGSAIDTAKAVNLLTTNDGELMDYVNAPVGRARAPKNPLLPLIAVPTTTGTGSESTTICVLDVVSQHVKTGISHARLRPAFAVVDPELTLTQPAGVTAASGLDILCHALESYTARPFASYEHKQPHERVPYCGSNPIADMWSEKALSLMAGSFRTAVHHGDDLAARTEVAMAATFAGLGFGNAGVHIPHANAYPIAGQVRDFRPEGYDADHAMVPHGMAVSLTAPAAFRHTFQAAPERHVRAAELLDPTAQRPDDPAEFLPQVLAAIMRDVGIPSGIGAVGYGEGDVNSLVEGTMKQQRLLATAPLEVTEDAVATILEQSLEIW from the coding sequence ATGCCAGGATTCCAGCCCAGCCACCCCGAGACGGTCTTCACGTACGGGGCACCGGGACTCAAGTTCGGCATCGGCGCCCGGCACGAGCTGGCCCACGACCTGACGCAGCTCGAGGCGCGCCGCGTGCTCGTGGTGACCGACCCGGGCGTCGCCGCGACCGGCACCCCCGGTGAGATCGCCGAGTCCTTGCGGGCGGCGTCCATCGAGACAGTCGTGTTCGACCGCGCGCGGGTCGAGCCGACCGACGGCAGCCTCGAGGAGGCCATCGCGTTCGGTCGCGCGGAGGGACCCTTCGACGCGATCGTCGCGATCGGCGGAGGCAGTGCGATCGACACCGCCAAGGCGGTCAACCTGCTCACGACCAACGACGGTGAGCTGATGGACTACGTCAACGCGCCCGTCGGCCGGGCGCGCGCGCCGAAGAACCCGCTGCTGCCCCTGATCGCGGTGCCCACCACGACGGGCACCGGCAGCGAGAGCACGACGATCTGCGTGCTCGACGTGGTCAGCCAGCATGTGAAGACCGGCATCTCCCACGCCCGGCTGCGTCCCGCGTTCGCGGTCGTCGACCCCGAGCTGACGCTGACCCAGCCGGCGGGGGTCACGGCGGCGTCCGGCCTGGACATCCTGTGCCACGCGCTGGAGAGCTACACCGCGCGACCCTTCGCCTCGTACGAGCACAAGCAGCCGCACGAGCGGGTGCCGTACTGCGGCTCCAACCCGATCGCCGACATGTGGTCGGAGAAGGCGCTCAGCCTCATGGCCGGCTCGTTCCGGACCGCGGTGCACCACGGTGACGACCTCGCGGCGCGCACCGAGGTCGCGATGGCCGCGACGTTCGCCGGTCTGGGCTTCGGCAACGCCGGCGTCCACATCCCGCACGCCAACGCGTACCCGATCGCGGGGCAGGTCCGCGACTTCCGGCCCGAGGGGTACGACGCGGACCACGCGATGGTCCCGCACGGCATGGCCGTCTCGCTGACCGCGCCCGCTGCGTTCCGCCACACGTTCCAGGCCGCCCCGGAGCGGCACGTCCGCGCCGCGGAGCTGCTCGACCCGACCGCCCAGCGTCCCGACGACCCGGCCGAGTTCCTGCCGCAGGTGCTGGCCGCGATCATGCGTGACGTCGGCATCCCGTCCGGCATCGGCGCGGTCGGGTACGGCGAGGGTGACGTGAACTCGCTCGTCGAGGGCACCATGAAGCAGCAGCGGCTGCTCGCGACCGCGCCGCTGGAGGTCACCGAGGACGCCGTGGCGACCATTCTCGAGCAGTCGTTGGAGATCTGGTGA